A region from the Vibrio sp. SS-MA-C1-2 genome encodes:
- the envZ gene encoding two-component system sensor histidine kinase EnvZ, with product MRPRTTFAHTFLLLIVLLVVSQVLTYLAIFNYAILPSLKQFNHILSYEVKLMLEEPNQSSLSLTNHSQLEVDRRKLLDELGVTLHSQNEVMDSREFNHAREIDYLSEEMSRQVGINTEVRLASSQKSYILWIQTQSLPNYWIRIPLSELQPDDFTPFFLYSLLITFFIVVGGWMFIRRQNRPLVELEKAAIEVGKRKIPAQLPVKGASEIQAVTYSFNQMIESIQKHEEDRALLLAGISHDLRTPLTRIRLATEMMSPEDSYLAESINKDIEESNEIISQFINYLRSSQEQDVEDVDLNLLLDDVANSENSVEREIETDFGDIPSPVVGNPVAIKRAISNIVVNAARYGNGWIKISSGTTVDQQHAWFMVEDNGPGIAEENLEHLFQPFTRGDSARGSSNGSGLGLAILRKIIDQHSGEVLITNRSAGGLRVQVNFSIAVQKSYKVKSKPNVG from the coding sequence ATGCGTCCAAGAACCACCTTTGCCCACACCTTTTTACTACTGATTGTATTATTGGTTGTCAGTCAGGTTTTGACTTATCTTGCTATTTTTAATTACGCGATTCTTCCTAGTCTCAAACAGTTTAATCATATCCTCTCTTATGAGGTGAAATTGATGTTGGAAGAGCCCAATCAAAGTAGCTTGAGTTTAACCAATCATAGTCAGCTTGAGGTTGATAGAAGAAAGCTACTTGATGAGCTAGGGGTAACTCTTCACAGTCAAAATGAGGTGATGGATTCTCGGGAGTTTAACCATGCGAGAGAGATTGATTACTTAAGTGAAGAGATGAGTCGTCAAGTTGGGATCAATACGGAAGTACGTCTCGCGTCGAGTCAAAAAAGTTATATCCTATGGATTCAGACTCAATCTTTACCTAATTACTGGATCAGAATACCGTTATCTGAGTTGCAGCCTGATGATTTTACGCCATTCTTTCTTTATAGCTTGCTGATAACTTTCTTTATTGTTGTTGGGGGGTGGATGTTTATTCGCCGTCAAAACAGGCCATTAGTTGAGTTAGAAAAGGCAGCAATAGAGGTGGGTAAGCGAAAAATTCCAGCACAACTTCCTGTTAAGGGGGCGTCTGAAATTCAAGCGGTAACGTACTCGTTCAATCAGATGATTGAAAGCATTCAAAAGCATGAAGAGGATCGTGCACTATTATTGGCAGGGATTAGTCATGACTTACGCACACCTCTGACTCGTATTCGACTGGCGACGGAAATGATGTCACCAGAAGATAGCTATTTAGCCGAGAGCATTAATAAAGATATTGAAGAGAGCAATGAGATTATTAGTCAATTTATTAACTATCTCCGATCCTCTCAAGAACAAGATGTTGAGGATGTTGATCTCAATCTTTTACTCGATGATGTCGCAAATTCTGAAAATAGTGTTGAGCGAGAGATAGAAACAGATTTTGGCGATATCCCTTCGCCAGTGGTGGGTAATCCAGTTGCCATTAAGCGAGCGATCTCAAATATTGTTGTCAATGCTGCGCGTTACGGCAACGGTTGGATCAAAATTAGTTCAGGAACGACGGTAGACCAACAGCATGCTTGGTTTATGGTGGAAGATAATGGACCGGGTATTGCTGAAGAAAACTTAGAGCATTTATTTCAACCCTTTACTCGTGGAGACAGTGCCCGAGGTAGCTCAAATGGCAGTGGTTTAGGTTTGGCAATTTTACGCAAAATCATCGATCAGCACAGCGGTGAAGTGCTAATAACCAATCGTAGTGCAGGCGGTTTACGAGTGCAGGTGAACTTTTCTATTGCAGTGCAAAAATCATATAAAGTGAAGAGTAAACCCAATGTAGGTTAA
- the glpD gene encoding glycerol-3-phosphate dehydrogenase, producing MMEQNNILDLIIVGGGINGAGIAADAAGRGLSVGIYDANDFASATSSASSKLIHGGLRYLEHYEFRLVGEALAEREVLLKKAPHIAHPLRFRLPHQSHLRPAWMIRAGLFLYDNLAKRASLPSSKGLRFGAESVLKPEIVKGFEYSDCWVDDARLVILNLISCAEQGAEVRNYCKVEDAVQKEGIWHVTIKDQRTGKVFVRQSKALVNAAGPWVKEFFDSSLELESPRNIRLVKGSHIVVPKVHAEPQAYILQNADNRIVFVIPYMDKFSIIGTTDVEYKGDPREVTIDDQEQAYLLDIYNQYFKKQLQLSDIVWNYSGVRPLCDDESSSAQAVTRDYTLELDESGAPILSIFGGKLTTYRKLAESAMKKLAPHFPEMGQPWTAEKPLPGGDFTSSRGQLILDVVNKCSWISSSMATRLVTNYGSRVWDIVSEQVSEMGRPFSEHCFSREIDYLIDSEFVTCGDDLLWRRSKLGLYLTEQEIAEVNRYIDERVNALQLAS from the coding sequence ATGATGGAACAAAATAACATCTTAGATTTGATTATTGTTGGTGGTGGTATTAACGGTGCAGGTATTGCTGCTGATGCTGCTGGTCGTGGTTTGAGTGTTGGTATCTATGATGCGAATGACTTTGCAAGCGCGACTTCATCGGCAAGTTCAAAGCTTATTCATGGTGGTCTGCGTTATTTAGAGCATTATGAGTTCCGTTTAGTCGGTGAAGCATTGGCTGAGCGCGAAGTGTTATTAAAAAAAGCACCTCATATTGCCCACCCGTTACGTTTCCGTCTTCCACACCAGTCTCATCTTCGTCCTGCATGGATGATTCGTGCCGGTCTTTTTCTTTATGATAATTTAGCAAAACGTGCAAGCTTACCTTCAAGTAAAGGGTTACGTTTCGGTGCTGAGTCTGTATTAAAGCCTGAAATTGTTAAAGGGTTTGAGTATTCAGATTGTTGGGTTGATGATGCACGTTTAGTGATCTTAAATCTGATTAGCTGTGCGGAGCAAGGTGCTGAAGTTCGTAACTATTGTAAAGTCGAAGATGCCGTACAAAAAGAAGGTATCTGGCATGTAACGATTAAGGATCAACGTACGGGTAAGGTTTTTGTTCGTCAATCTAAAGCATTGGTTAACGCTGCCGGCCCTTGGGTTAAAGAATTCTTTGATAGTTCACTTGAATTAGAATCGCCGCGTAATATTCGTTTAGTCAAAGGTTCGCACATTGTAGTTCCAAAAGTCCATGCTGAACCCCAAGCTTATATTCTGCAAAATGCGGATAATCGTATTGTTTTTGTTATTCCTTATATGGATAAGTTCTCGATTATTGGTACAACCGATGTCGAGTATAAAGGTGACCCAAGAGAGGTTACTATTGATGATCAAGAGCAAGCATATTTATTAGACATTTATAATCAGTACTTTAAGAAACAGTTACAACTTTCTGATATTGTTTGGAATTACAGTGGTGTTCGTCCGTTGTGTGATGATGAATCAAGTTCAGCACAAGCAGTTACCCGTGATTATACCTTAGAGTTAGATGAGAGCGGTGCACCTATTCTGTCTATTTTTGGTGGCAAGCTAACTACTTATCGAAAACTTGCGGAATCTGCGATGAAGAAGCTTGCGCCTCATTTCCCAGAAATGGGACAACCTTGGACTGCTGAAAAACCGCTTCCAGGTGGAGACTTTACAAGTTCTCGAGGTCAGTTGATTCTAGATGTGGTCAATAAATGTTCTTGGATTTCCTCCTCAATGGCCACTCGATTGGTCACAAATTACGGTAGCCGTGTTTGGGATATTGTTTCTGAGCAAGTTAGTGAGATGGGTCGTCCATTCAGCGAACACTGTTTTAGTCGTGAAATTGATTACCTTATTGATTCTGAATTTGTCACTTGTGGTGATGATTTATTGTGGCGTCGCAGCAAGTTAGGTCTCTATTTAACAGAGCAAGAGATTGCTGAAGTTAATCGTTATATCGACGAAAGAGTCAATGCACTGCAACTTGCCAGCTAA
- the ubiA gene encoding 4-hydroxybenzoate octaprenyltransferase, translating into MVMTKARAYLQLTRMDRPIGSLLLLWPTLWALFLAAGEHPDWKNVIIFTLGVIVMRSAGCVINDYADRNFDGHVKRTAQRPIPSGLVSPKEALLLFFALVVLAFVLVLQLNTLTIYLSVIALGLAFCYPFMKRITHMPQLVLGLAFGWSIPMAFAAEANSLPPVAWLLLLANVLWTIAYDTLYAMVDRDDDLKIGIKSTAILFGRRDKMVVGILQFLTLIILVLIGYMMALGTFYYWTLLIAAGLFVYQQMLIQRRERNACFRAFLNNNYVGMVIFIGISVCALF; encoded by the coding sequence ATGGTCATGACTAAAGCGAGAGCTTATTTACAATTGACCAGAATGGATCGACCTATTGGTAGTCTTTTACTACTTTGGCCGACACTATGGGCACTGTTTTTAGCGGCTGGAGAGCACCCAGATTGGAAAAATGTCATTATTTTCACTCTTGGCGTCATTGTCATGCGCTCGGCTGGATGTGTGATTAATGATTATGCTGACCGTAATTTTGATGGTCATGTAAAACGAACCGCTCAAAGACCTATTCCCTCTGGATTGGTTTCACCGAAAGAGGCACTACTGCTATTTTTCGCTTTAGTTGTCTTAGCGTTTGTATTGGTTTTACAATTGAATACGTTAACTATCTATCTTTCAGTGATTGCGCTGGGATTAGCGTTTTGTTATCCCTTTATGAAGCGCATTACTCATATGCCGCAATTAGTGTTAGGTTTGGCGTTTGGCTGGTCGATTCCGATGGCATTTGCTGCTGAAGCGAATTCATTACCGCCTGTTGCATGGCTTTTGCTGTTAGCGAATGTGTTGTGGACGATTGCTTATGACACGTTATATGCGATGGTCGATCGTGATGATGACCTAAAAATAGGGATTAAATCAACGGCAATCCTTTTTGGTCGCAGAGATAAAATGGTCGTCGGTATTTTACAGTTTTTAACGTTAATTATCTTAGTGTTAATTGGTTATATGATGGCACTGGGTACCTTCTATTACTGGACATTGTTAATTGCTGCTGGGTTATTTGTATATCAACAGATGTTGATTCAGCGTAGAGAACGAAATGCTTGTTTCCGTGCCTTTTTAAATAATAATTATGTAGGTATGGTGATATTTATCGGTATATCGGTTTGTGCCCTCTTTTAA
- a CDS encoding chorismate lyase, which translates to MNRTKLLNFEHLEQALWCSAQDSSIESAILSDWLLDSTSLSLRLQKHCQHLDVKVINQQSVEHLAPNDQAWLGNVSCLVREVVISGDKKPWVIARTLIPHATLTNDEQDILDLGDNLLGLRIFSHSTARRDEIEVATILPDPTSNKKLWARRSRLWINNKPMLVAELFLPHAPIYEKDNQQMGQEIMNGHD; encoded by the coding sequence ATGAATAGAACCAAATTATTAAACTTTGAGCACTTAGAACAAGCACTTTGGTGTTCAGCTCAAGATAGCTCTATTGAGTCTGCAATACTCTCCGATTGGTTATTAGACTCGACCTCCCTTTCTCTTCGTTTACAAAAGCACTGTCAACATTTAGATGTTAAAGTTATCAATCAACAATCTGTTGAGCATCTTGCACCTAATGATCAGGCTTGGCTCGGAAATGTCAGTTGTCTTGTACGAGAAGTGGTGATTTCTGGTGATAAAAAGCCTTGGGTCATTGCTCGAACATTAATTCCCCACGCAACTCTCACCAATGATGAACAAGATATTTTGGACTTAGGTGATAATTTATTGGGATTGAGAATATTTTCTCATAGTACTGCTCGTCGAGATGAGATTGAAGTTGCTACGATCCTCCCAGACCCTACCTCGAATAAAAAATTGTGGGCTCGTCGCTCAAGATTATGGATTAATAATAAACCCATGTTAGTGGCGGAACTCTTTTTACCTCATGCACCGATTTACGAAAAGGATAATCAACAAATGGGACAGGAGATAATGAATGGTCATGACTAA
- the ompR gene encoding two-component system response regulator OmpR, protein MQDSHKILVVDDDMRLRALLERYLTEQGFQVRAVANAEQMDRLLARENFHLMVLDLMLPGEDGLSICRRLRHMNNELPILMLTAKGDEVDRIVGLEVGADDYLPKPFNPRELLARIRAVLRRQNIEAPGAPSSDTQSVTFGEFRLDLATREMFKNDEPMPLTSGEFAVLKTLVTNAREPMSRDKLMNMARGREYSAMERSIDVQISRLRRMIEEDPSRPRYIQTVWGLGYVFVPDGESV, encoded by the coding sequence ATGCAAGATAGCCATAAAATTCTAGTTGTCGATGATGATATGCGTTTGCGCGCACTGTTAGAACGTTACCTTACTGAACAAGGGTTTCAAGTGAGAGCAGTAGCAAATGCAGAACAGATGGATAGGCTGCTCGCTCGTGAGAATTTCCACTTGATGGTGTTAGATTTGATGTTGCCAGGCGAGGATGGACTCTCAATTTGTCGCCGTTTACGTCATATGAATAATGAATTACCGATCCTGATGTTAACAGCAAAGGGCGATGAAGTTGACCGTATTGTTGGATTAGAGGTTGGAGCGGATGATTACCTTCCAAAACCTTTTAATCCTCGCGAACTATTAGCCCGTATTCGTGCTGTGTTGCGTCGTCAGAATATTGAAGCGCCGGGAGCGCCAAGCTCTGATACTCAATCTGTTACTTTTGGCGAGTTTCGTCTTGATTTAGCAACTCGTGAGATGTTCAAGAATGATGAGCCAATGCCTCTGACTTCGGGGGAATTTGCTGTATTGAAAACATTGGTGACGAATGCTCGTGAACCAATGTCTCGTGATAAGCTCATGAATATGGCACGTGGTAGAGAATATTCTGCAATGGAGCGTTCTATCGATGTTCAGATTTCAAGATTACGCCGAATGATAGAAGAAGATCCGAGTCGCCCTCGTTATATTCAAACCGTATGGGGCTTGGGCTATGTCTTCGTTCCTGATGGTGAAAGTGTCTAA
- the greB gene encoding transcription elongation factor GreB gives MKTNLITREGYEKLQQELNDLWREERPEVTKKVTWAASLGDRSENADYQYNKKRLREIDRRVRYLRKRLEIVIIVDYSPQQDGKVFFGAWVEIENEQGEVKTFRIVGPDEIYGRNDYTSIDSPMARALLKKEVDDEFEVVTPLGKKLWFINSIKY, from the coding sequence ATGAAAACCAACTTGATCACTCGTGAAGGATACGAAAAATTACAGCAGGAGCTAAATGACCTCTGGCGAGAAGAGAGACCTGAAGTGACTAAAAAAGTCACTTGGGCAGCCAGTTTGGGTGATCGTTCTGAAAATGCGGATTACCAATACAATAAAAAGCGACTACGAGAGATCGATAGACGTGTTCGATACCTACGCAAAAGATTAGAGATTGTCATCATTGTTGACTACTCACCACAACAAGATGGTAAAGTCTTTTTTGGCGCTTGGGTTGAAATAGAGAATGAACAAGGGGAGGTAAAAACCTTTCGTATCGTTGGGCCTGATGAGATTTATGGCCGCAATGATTACACTTCCATCGACTCGCCAATGGCAAGAGCCTTACTAAAGAAAGAGGTCGATGATGAATTTGAGGTGGTAACACCATTAGGCAAAAAGCTGTGGTTTATCAACTCGATTAAATATTAG
- the nfuA gene encoding Fe-S biogenesis protein NfuA: MSQIIITDSAQTHFAKLLEQQPEGTNIRVFVVNPGTPNAECGVSYCPPEAVEATDTKLEFDSLIAFVDEQSLPFLDDAEIDFVTDKMGSQLTLKAPNAKMRKLGDDATLMERVDYAIQTQVNPQLAGHGGHVNLVQITEDGIALLQFGGGCNGCSMVDVTLKEGIEKELLVQFEGELTAVKDATEHTAGEHSYY; this comes from the coding sequence GTGTCTCAGATTATTATCACTGACAGTGCTCAAACGCACTTCGCTAAACTTCTTGAACAGCAACCTGAAGGGACGAATATTCGTGTTTTCGTTGTAAACCCAGGCACGCCAAACGCAGAATGTGGTGTATCTTACTGCCCACCAGAAGCGGTAGAAGCAACGGATACTAAACTTGAGTTTGATAGCCTTATCGCTTTTGTTGATGAGCAGAGCCTACCTTTCCTTGATGATGCAGAAATCGATTTTGTGACTGACAAAATGGGCTCTCAGCTAACGCTAAAAGCACCGAATGCAAAAATGCGTAAGTTAGGTGATGATGCAACGTTAATGGAGCGTGTTGATTACGCTATCCAAACTCAAGTGAACCCTCAACTAGCTGGTCATGGTGGCCATGTAAACCTTGTTCAAATTACTGAAGATGGTATTGCTCTTCTTCAATTTGGCGGCGGCTGTAATGGTTGTTCAATGGTTGATGTGACGCTTAAAGAAGGTATCGAAAAAGAACTTCTTGTTCAGTTTGAAGGTGAGTTAACTGCAGTTAAAGATGCAACTGAGCATACTGCTGGCGAACACTCATATTATTAA
- a CDS encoding DeoR/GlpR family transcriptional regulator, whose translation MKQNKRHQEIIDLVKSHGYVNTESLVEHFQVSPQTIRRDLNELAEDNLIRRHHGGATLPSSSVNTSYHDRKGMQLAEKDNIAQSMASYIPDGATLFIDIGTTPEAVARALLDHKGLRVVTNNLNVANILSSKDDFKVIVAGGEVRNKDGGIFGEATLDFISQFRLDFGVLGISGIDFDGSLLDFDYHEVRIKQAIIENSRCVMLGVDHTKFGRNAMVNLGSITELDMLFTDNELPESLASIVDDSDMKLVIVN comes from the coding sequence ATGAAACAGAATAAGCGTCATCAAGAAATTATTGACCTGGTTAAAAGTCATGGTTATGTGAATACAGAAAGCTTGGTGGAACACTTTCAAGTTAGTCCACAAACGATTCGTCGCGATCTTAATGAGCTGGCTGAAGATAACTTAATTCGTCGTCATCATGGTGGCGCGACGCTTCCCTCTAGTTCGGTTAATACCTCTTATCATGACCGAAAAGGAATGCAGTTAGCTGAAAAAGATAATATTGCTCAATCGATGGCGAGTTATATTCCTGATGGAGCAACACTATTTATTGATATTGGTACAACGCCAGAAGCCGTTGCTAGGGCACTGCTTGATCATAAAGGACTGCGTGTCGTCACCAATAACCTAAATGTTGCCAATATTCTTTCTAGTAAAGATGATTTTAAAGTGATTGTTGCTGGTGGGGAAGTGAGAAATAAAGACGGTGGTATTTTTGGAGAAGCAACCTTAGATTTTATCTCTCAATTCCGTTTGGATTTTGGTGTACTTGGTATTAGTGGTATTGATTTTGATGGCTCACTGCTAGATTTTGATTATCATGAAGTTCGCATTAAACAAGCTATTATTGAAAACAGTCGTTGTGTCATGTTAGGTGTTGATCATACTAAATTTGGTCGAAATGCAATGGTAAATTTAGGCTCTATAACTGAATTAGATATGTTATTTACTGATAATGAACTACCTGAGTCATTAGCCAGTATCGTCGATGACAGTGATATGAAGTTAGTGATTGTTAATTAA
- a CDS encoding ComF family protein yields the protein MKIAVYRLFSPYCLLCQSELTIKERDLCHYCLNLLPDHPRCLCCGLPLPSNQEKCGECLRSPPLWQKLSCIGDYTFPLDKLIQQFKYQKQFILAPSLAELLIPWIQEKPQALLPVPMHWQRQLLRGFNQSELLTLEIGKRINRPTLCHHLIRARKTTPQQGLSSKERRKNLHQAFELVKEINYQHIAIIDDVVTTGTTINEMINLLKNKGIARIDVICLCRTAK from the coding sequence GTGAAAATTGCTGTATATCGCCTTTTTTCCCCTTACTGTTTACTTTGCCAAAGCGAATTAACCATCAAAGAGCGGGATTTGTGTCATTACTGTTTAAACCTTTTGCCCGACCATCCTCGTTGTCTCTGTTGTGGTTTGCCTCTCCCTTCTAATCAAGAAAAATGTGGTGAATGCTTAAGATCTCCCCCCTTGTGGCAGAAACTTTCTTGTATTGGTGATTACACATTTCCTCTTGATAAATTAATTCAACAATTTAAGTACCAAAAACAGTTCATTTTAGCCCCCTCACTTGCTGAGCTTCTTATCCCATGGATCCAAGAGAAGCCACAAGCATTACTCCCTGTTCCCATGCACTGGCAACGACAACTATTAAGGGGGTTTAATCAAAGTGAACTTTTAACACTAGAGATTGGCAAAAGAATCAATCGCCCGACTTTATGTCATCACCTAATAAGAGCAAGAAAAACAACACCACAACAGGGACTTTCATCCAAAGAACGAAGAAAAAACTTACATCAAGCATTTGAGTTAGTTAAAGAGATAAACTATCAACATATCGCGATTATTGATGATGTTGTTACCACAGGCACGACCATCAATGAAATGATTAATTTATTAAAAAACAAAGGAATAGCAAGAATTGATGTCATTTGTCTGTGTCGAACCGCAAAATAA
- a CDS encoding Tex family protein, giving the protein MSQSISQIIAQELNVRQQQVDATIQLLDDGNTVPFIARYRKEVTGALDDTQLRNLSSRLIYLRELNDRRQVIIKSINEQGKLTPELEREIANVDSKTLLEDLYLPYKPRRRTKGQIAIEAGLEPLADLLWLQPENEPNNSASRYINTELGINDEKAALDGARAILMERFAEDATLLDKIRRYLNQNAELQAKVIPGKEQEGAKFKDYFEHNERITHVPSHRALAMFRGRNEGFLQLNLNADPNQEPTVKGSYCELIIADHYKVELGHNSADLWRKQVISWAWRIKILTHMETELMGTLRENAEREGINVFANNLQDLLMAAPAGPKATLGLDPGLRTGVKVAVVDTTGKLVATDTIYPHQPHNKVAASAHSIIQLIKKFDISLIAIGNGTASRETDSFVAQALKEAGLKVQTVIVSEAGASVYSASELAAKEFPDLDVSLRGAASIARRLQDPLAELVKIEPKAIGVGQYQHDVSQSLLAKRLDDVVEDCVNAVGVDLNTASAPLLTRVAGLNKTLAQNIVNYRDENGRFDNRTQLKKVARLGPKAFEQSAGFLKVMGGKNPLDASSVHPEAYPVVKSIAQQIGKDISAIIGNSPLLKSLNPNQFIDDNVGLLTVEDIIKELDKPGRDPRPEFKTATFSDGINEIKDLKLGMILEGVVSNVANFGAFVDIGVHQDGLVHISALSDRFISDPRDIVKAGDIVKVKVMEIDIARKRIALTMRLSDEPNQGESQGEHRGRNQGKTTSPQNNNKRENKSSQSNGRGNVSAPQNSAFGGAFADAFAKAKKR; this is encoded by the coding sequence ATGAGTCAATCAATTAGTCAAATTATCGCTCAAGAGTTAAATGTTCGTCAGCAGCAAGTTGATGCCACAATTCAACTCCTTGACGATGGCAACACCGTTCCTTTTATCGCTCGTTATCGTAAAGAAGTCACAGGGGCACTTGATGATACTCAACTCCGAAATCTATCATCTAGACTCATTTATCTGCGTGAACTCAATGATCGTCGCCAAGTCATTATTAAGTCGATTAACGAACAAGGTAAATTAACCCCAGAACTAGAACGTGAAATCGCCAATGTTGACAGTAAAACACTATTAGAAGATCTCTATTTACCTTATAAACCTCGTCGTCGTACTAAAGGTCAAATTGCAATAGAAGCAGGGTTAGAGCCTCTTGCAGACTTACTATGGCTGCAACCTGAAAACGAGCCTAACAACAGCGCAAGTCGTTACATCAATACAGAACTGGGGATCAATGACGAAAAAGCAGCACTGGATGGCGCACGTGCAATTTTAATGGAGCGTTTTGCAGAAGATGCAACGTTACTGGATAAGATCCGTCGTTATCTTAATCAAAATGCAGAGCTTCAAGCTAAAGTTATCCCAGGGAAAGAGCAAGAGGGTGCAAAGTTTAAAGACTACTTTGAACATAATGAGCGCATTACTCATGTCCCATCTCATCGAGCTTTGGCAATGTTTCGTGGTCGAAATGAAGGTTTTTTACAGCTCAATCTTAATGCGGATCCAAACCAAGAACCAACGGTTAAAGGCTCTTATTGTGAACTCATTATTGCTGATCACTATAAAGTTGAATTAGGTCATAATTCAGCAGATTTATGGCGTAAACAGGTCATTAGTTGGGCTTGGCGTATCAAAATCCTCACTCATATGGAAACGGAATTAATGGGCACGCTCCGTGAAAATGCGGAGCGAGAAGGGATTAATGTCTTTGCTAATAATCTTCAAGATCTCTTAATGGCAGCCCCTGCGGGCCCTAAAGCAACATTAGGTTTAGATCCAGGCTTACGAACTGGCGTTAAAGTTGCAGTGGTTGATACCACGGGTAAGTTGGTTGCAACCGATACTATCTATCCTCATCAACCTCACAATAAAGTTGCTGCATCTGCACATTCGATCATTCAACTAATTAAAAAGTTCGATATTTCACTGATTGCAATTGGTAACGGTACAGCCTCCCGTGAAACGGATAGCTTTGTCGCTCAAGCATTAAAAGAAGCTGGCTTAAAAGTTCAAACTGTTATCGTCAGCGAAGCAGGTGCATCGGTCTACTCAGCCTCTGAACTTGCAGCCAAAGAATTTCCGGATTTAGATGTCTCTCTTCGTGGTGCCGCTTCAATTGCTCGTCGTCTACAAGACCCCTTAGCTGAACTAGTGAAAATTGAGCCTAAAGCGATTGGTGTCGGTCAATATCAACATGATGTTAGCCAGTCACTATTAGCTAAACGCCTTGATGATGTGGTTGAAGATTGTGTTAATGCTGTCGGTGTTGATCTCAATACAGCCTCAGCGCCTCTATTAACTCGCGTCGCAGGTCTCAATAAGACACTGGCACAGAATATTGTCAATTATCGAGATGAAAATGGTCGCTTCGATAACCGAACGCAATTGAAAAAAGTCGCTAGATTAGGTCCAAAAGCATTTGAGCAATCCGCTGGATTCTTAAAGGTGATGGGTGGAAAAAACCCACTTGATGCCTCTTCTGTTCACCCAGAAGCTTACCCCGTCGTAAAAAGTATCGCTCAACAAATTGGTAAAGATATTTCAGCCATCATTGGCAATAGTCCATTGTTAAAGAGTTTAAACCCGAATCAATTTATTGATGATAATGTTGGACTATTAACCGTTGAAGATATCATTAAAGAGTTAGATAAACCGGGACGGGATCCTCGTCCAGAATTTAAGACTGCGACCTTTAGTGACGGTATCAATGAGATTAAAGACTTAAAACTGGGGATGATCTTAGAAGGTGTTGTTTCTAATGTTGCCAACTTTGGCGCATTTGTCGATATCGGCGTTCACCAAGATGGCTTAGTCCATATCTCAGCTCTCTCTGATCGCTTTATTTCCGACCCTCGTGATATTGTCAAAGCTGGTGATATTGTTAAGGTTAAAGTGATGGAAATCGATATTGCACGAAAACGTATTGCTCTCACCATGCGTCTCAGTGATGAACCTAATCAAGGTGAAAGCCAAGGTGAGCATAGAGGTCGAAACCAAGGTAAAACCACCTCACCTCAAAACAATAATAAAAGAGAGAACAAATCCTCTCAGAGCAATGGACGCGGCAATGTTTCAGCACCACAAAACTCAGCTTTTGGGGGCGCATTTGCTGATGCCTTTGCTAAAGCTAAAAAGCGTTAA